The following coding sequences lie in one Maribacter forsetii DSM 18668 genomic window:
- a CDS encoding cell division ATP-binding protein FtsE has protein sequence MEEIVLELKDAAIFQKESLVLSEVSIKIAKGEFVYLIGKTGSGKSSFMKTLYGDLPLQKGEGHVVDFDLKTLKEKDIPFLRRKLGIVFQDFKLLPDRNINQNMFFVLKATGWTDKAKMDDRVSNVLEKVGMKTKGFKFPHELSGGEQQRIAIARALLNDPELIIADEPTGNLDPQTSVEVMKVLQEINKSGRTILMATHDYALILKFPSKTIKCDANKVFEVVQRAV, from the coding sequence ATGGAAGAGATTGTTTTAGAACTTAAGGATGCGGCTATTTTTCAAAAAGAGAGCTTGGTGTTGAGTGAAGTAAGTATAAAGATTGCCAAAGGGGAATTTGTATACCTTATTGGTAAGACCGGTAGCGGTAAAAGTAGCTTCATGAAAACGCTGTATGGCGATTTACCTTTGCAAAAAGGTGAAGGTCATGTGGTTGACTTTGACCTTAAAACATTGAAAGAAAAAGATATTCCGTTTTTACGTAGAAAACTGGGTATTGTTTTTCAAGATTTTAAACTACTTCCAGACCGAAATATCAACCAGAATATGTTTTTTGTTTTAAAGGCAACCGGATGGACAGATAAGGCAAAAATGGATGACAGGGTTTCTAACGTACTGGAAAAAGTAGGTATGAAAACCAAGGGATTTAAGTTTCCGCATGAACTTTCTGGCGGGGAACAACAACGTATTGCCATTGCACGTGCATTATTAAATGATCCAGAACTAATTATTGCCGATGAGCCTACCGGAAACCTTGATCCACAAACCAGTGTAGAGGTTATGAAGGTATTACAGGAAATCAATAAATCTGGCAGAACTATTTTAATGGCAACTCATGATTACGCATTAATACTGAAATTCCCATCTAAAACAATTAAGTGCGACGCCAACAAAGTATTTGAGGTGGTGCAGAGAGCGGTTTAA
- a CDS encoding NTP/NDP exchange transporter, with product MVERLIKKIFDVREGEFKVSLWMLAYIFLVIAVLLIIKPTVNALFLSELGVEQLPFAFLLVAITAVATSYFYSKAVSKFPLKKVIEVTIISSIVILIGLGILLSLDVVSGVLLYFFYIWVAIYAVLSASQFWVLANLVFNIREAKRLFGFIGSGAIIGGIFGGYLTSILAPLIGNENLMFVAALLLFFCIPLLRRIWNIRVRKNGSVKKHKSATNLSEPPLKLILKSKHLTYIASIVAVSVVVAKLVDYLFSDFASSSFTDADELTAFFAFWFSTFNLLSLIIQLFFTHRIVGIWGVGFSLLLLPIGIFGGSILFLMLPELSAVVVIKAMDGILKQSIHKSASELLTLPLPFELKNKTKSFIDVVVDSLATGIAGCLLIFVVRGLDLPSFYIGILIITLVCLWLYFIYKVRIEYYKTFRNNLEVLTDSYKKTKKVTDTKVSVVAGMRTVFKKGTEEQILFMLDKLMEVNDKRFADDVELLLEHPSNKVKLSAIQNLYFLNSRSMTAEVSELLKIDDRELTIATLAYVLSFAHKDKSFVFDAYLEHSNERIAMAALFCLARAAKNNYSLKQRYSLLDRISVAIKNIEANQKDYSYIVAVIEILGVANMPIFYNKLIAFLHHENEEIIITTIKTIGVATDPTLAQHIIPFLAQKNYRPTVLEAFKQYGVQILPLLRNNVQERLQPLTVLRFIPAAMQSYHSKEAVHHLLAILTDNDLTVRLEVIRALSAIRTTHPQLKFNRYKVVSVIFDECKLHHQTLSSMHTQIIISYRNRNKSKKEISDAERDARTSLLELLERRLDSGLERIFKLLGLRYHQKDVSIAYEGLLSEKQEAQHNAIEFLDNLLTGELKRKLLPIIEESALDISSEEELQKIKHKIPTELECFKLLLQGNDLKIKLAVLYLIAQQKEPRYLSIVESYLNDEDPKIRSFAVEAHEAITSVV from the coding sequence ATGGTAGAAAGACTGATTAAAAAAATATTCGATGTACGTGAAGGCGAGTTCAAAGTATCTCTTTGGATGCTCGCCTACATTTTTTTGGTCATTGCCGTATTACTGATCATAAAACCTACGGTAAACGCTCTTTTTCTTTCTGAACTAGGTGTTGAACAATTGCCTTTTGCTTTCTTGTTAGTTGCAATAACTGCCGTAGCTACCTCTTATTTCTATTCAAAAGCAGTATCAAAATTTCCGCTTAAAAAAGTAATTGAGGTTACTATTATTAGTTCTATTGTCATTTTAATAGGCTTGGGTATACTGCTCTCGCTAGATGTGGTCAGCGGTGTGTTGCTCTACTTCTTTTATATATGGGTAGCAATTTATGCAGTATTATCTGCATCACAATTTTGGGTATTGGCAAACTTGGTATTCAATATTAGAGAAGCAAAACGATTGTTTGGCTTTATTGGATCAGGAGCTATTATTGGTGGTATTTTCGGCGGATATCTTACCTCTATTCTCGCTCCATTAATCGGTAATGAAAACTTAATGTTCGTTGCTGCCCTGCTCCTTTTCTTTTGTATTCCATTACTAAGAAGAATCTGGAATATCAGAGTACGAAAAAACGGAAGCGTCAAAAAACATAAATCGGCTACCAACCTTAGTGAACCGCCTTTAAAACTCATATTAAAATCCAAACATCTCACCTATATTGCCAGCATTGTAGCCGTTAGTGTCGTAGTCGCTAAATTGGTAGATTATTTGTTCAGTGATTTTGCGTCGTCGTCTTTTACGGATGCCGATGAACTTACCGCATTTTTTGCTTTTTGGTTTTCTACGTTCAATCTACTTTCGCTGATAATTCAGCTATTTTTCACCCATAGAATTGTGGGCATTTGGGGTGTAGGGTTTTCACTCTTATTATTGCCCATCGGTATATTTGGTGGTAGTATTTTGTTTTTAATGCTTCCTGAACTTTCTGCTGTTGTAGTCATTAAAGCGATGGATGGCATATTGAAACAATCCATACATAAAAGTGCCTCTGAACTGTTGACCTTGCCCTTACCTTTTGAGCTAAAAAACAAGACCAAATCATTTATTGATGTGGTGGTGGATAGTTTGGCTACAGGAATTGCCGGATGCCTTTTAATATTCGTTGTGCGTGGGCTTGACCTACCCTCTTTTTACATTGGCATTCTTATAATTACTTTGGTATGTCTTTGGCTCTATTTTATTTATAAAGTACGTATTGAATATTACAAAACGTTTAGAAACAATTTAGAAGTACTGACCGACTCTTATAAGAAAACCAAGAAGGTCACGGACACCAAAGTATCTGTAGTTGCAGGCATGCGCACCGTTTTTAAGAAAGGTACAGAAGAGCAAATTCTATTTATGTTGGATAAATTGATGGAAGTTAATGACAAACGTTTTGCCGACGATGTGGAATTATTATTGGAACACCCTAGCAACAAAGTGAAGTTATCGGCGATTCAGAATCTATACTTTTTAAACTCAAGGAGCATGACTGCCGAGGTCTCTGAGTTATTAAAAATCGATGATAGAGAATTAACCATTGCTACTTTGGCTTATGTTTTAAGTTTTGCCCATAAAGACAAATCTTTCGTATTTGATGCGTATTTAGAACATTCTAATGAGCGAATTGCCATGGCAGCGCTATTCTGTTTAGCGAGAGCCGCAAAAAACAACTACTCTTTAAAGCAACGTTATTCGTTATTGGACCGTATTTCAGTTGCTATCAAAAACATTGAAGCAAACCAAAAAGATTACTCTTACATAGTAGCTGTCATTGAAATTTTAGGCGTGGCCAATATGCCTATATTTTACAATAAGCTCATTGCCTTTCTACATCATGAAAATGAAGAAATCATAATAACGACAATAAAGACCATTGGGGTAGCAACTGACCCAACATTAGCTCAACATATAATTCCGTTTTTAGCACAAAAGAATTATAGACCAACTGTACTAGAAGCTTTTAAACAATATGGGGTACAGATTTTACCTTTGTTACGAAACAATGTGCAAGAACGTTTACAACCCTTAACGGTACTTCGGTTTATACCTGCAGCAATGCAATCTTATCATTCAAAAGAAGCTGTGCATCATTTATTAGCCATTTTAACAGATAATGACCTTACCGTTCGTTTAGAAGTAATTCGTGCTTTAAGTGCCATAAGAACAACGCATCCGCAATTAAAATTCAATAGATATAAAGTGGTATCGGTCATTTTTGATGAATGTAAACTACATCATCAGACCTTATCGTCTATGCATACGCAGATTATCATATCGTACCGAAATAGAAATAAATCTAAAAAAGAAATTAGCGATGCCGAACGCGATGCTCGCACCAGTCTTTTAGAACTTTTAGAACGCCGACTAGATTCTGGATTGGAACGTATTTTTAAACTCTTAGGCTTACGGTATCATCAAAAAGATGTTAGTATAGCTTATGAAGGTTTATTGAGCGAGAAACAAGAAGCACAGCACAATGCCATTGAATTCTTAGACAACCTTTTGACCGGTGAACTTAAGCGAAAACTGTTGCCTATTATTGAAGAATCTGCTTTAGATATTTCATCTGAAGAAGAACTTCAAAAAATAAAGCATAAAATACCTACAGAACTGGAATGCTTTAAACTGTTATTACAAGGCAACGACCTTAAAATAAAACTTGCAGTACTTTACCTTATTGCTCAGCAAAAGGAGCCTCGATATTTGAGTATAGTTGAAAGTTATTTAAATGATGAAGACCCTAAAATTAGGAGTTTTGCAGTAGAGGCACATGAAGCTATCACATCTGTAGTATAG
- a CDS encoding DUF1611 domain-containing protein: MKKVIDGKALVYCEGAFNTPNGKTAHGLVRFTERYEVVGVLDAKYAGSDAGDVLDGRPNGIPVFKDLEVAIVALTASNNLPSYLVIGLAPDGGRLPQVAKATIKAALQQGWNVDSGLHDFLTNDSELVALAKEKNVKIRDIRKTPDRDQLHFFTGDIEKVDCLKLAVLGTDSALGKRTTAWILVHAFRNAGKKAEMIGTGQTGWMQGAKYSMVMDSCINDFVSGEIEHAVVSAYDNEDPDVIVIEGQGSLMNPAYPGGFEILAAGRPDYVILQHAPKRLEYDGFPGYKMHSLEEQINAIQVISGKEVIAITVNHEDMKKEEILDVCKAITLETKLPAFDVLEYGAEELIALLMTKLK; encoded by the coding sequence ATGAAAAAAGTTATTGATGGTAAGGCATTGGTATATTGTGAGGGTGCATTTAATACTCCCAATGGTAAAACAGCACATGGTTTGGTTCGCTTTACCGAGCGTTATGAGGTTGTAGGTGTTTTAGATGCAAAATATGCAGGTAGTGATGCCGGTGATGTTTTGGATGGTAGACCTAACGGAATTCCTGTTTTTAAAGATTTAGAAGTTGCCATTGTTGCACTTACAGCAAGTAATAATTTGCCAAGTTATTTGGTTATCGGTCTTGCGCCAGATGGTGGTAGATTACCACAAGTTGCCAAAGCGACCATTAAAGCTGCTTTGCAACAAGGGTGGAACGTAGATAGTGGGTTACATGATTTCTTAACTAATGACTCTGAGCTGGTGGCATTAGCTAAAGAGAAGAATGTAAAAATTAGAGATATTAGAAAGACGCCTGATCGTGATCAATTACATTTTTTTACAGGTGATATTGAAAAAGTGGACTGCTTAAAATTAGCGGTTTTAGGAACGGATTCTGCTTTGGGGAAACGTACTACGGCTTGGATTTTGGTTCATGCATTTCGTAATGCAGGTAAAAAGGCAGAAATGATCGGAACCGGACAAACAGGATGGATGCAAGGTGCTAAATATAGTATGGTGATGGATAGCTGTATCAACGATTTTGTTTCGGGTGAAATTGAACATGCTGTGGTCAGTGCATATGATAATGAAGACCCAGATGTTATTGTTATTGAAGGGCAGGGGAGCTTAATGAATCCTGCTTACCCTGGCGGATTTGAAATTCTTGCTGCCGGTAGACCAGATTATGTAATTCTGCAACACGCGCCAAAAAGATTGGAATATGACGGATTCCCAGGTTATAAGATGCACTCGTTAGAAGAGCAGATCAATGCTATTCAAGTGATTTCTGGAAAAGAAGTGATTGCGATTACCGTGAACCATGAGGATATGAAAAAAGAGGAAATTCTTGATGTTTGTAAGGCAATCACCTTAGAAACTAAATTACCTGCCTTTGATGTTTTAGAGTATGGTGCAGAAGAATTAATTGCACTTTTAATGACAAAATTAAAATGA
- a CDS encoding pyridoxal-phosphate dependent enzyme, with amino-acid sequence MNLKDGVKTAENKVSTEARRLSDMVRDKRKSLVDRLECFEDIISLEVGDTGLHRAKSLEREFDVRQLYLKYEGDNPTGTQKDRIAFAQLYDALRREFSVVSLATCGNYGVAMALASDLAGVACKIYIPESYHTDRVIEMKSLGAQIIRIPGSYEDVVTESSRLAAEHGWYDANPGGANTPLQISAYAQIAQEIFEDLGDAPKYCAVPVSNGTLFAGIYRGFVNLYKRGKTSRIPKMIAASSSHKNPIVESYLQGLDHCKDLNPAAIKETKYNEPLINWHSFDGEEALYALKESEGEAFNISDKKLKEMTSLLYKKEGFRILPASTAGLIGLLELDEKMNFEPDRFVAVLTAKN; translated from the coding sequence ATGAATCTTAAAGATGGCGTAAAAACGGCTGAGAACAAGGTGTCTACAGAGGCACGTAGACTTAGTGATATGGTCAGGGATAAGCGTAAATCTTTGGTAGATCGCTTAGAGTGCTTTGAAGATATTATAAGTTTAGAAGTAGGCGATACCGGTCTGCACCGTGCCAAGTCTTTAGAACGTGAGTTCGATGTTCGTCAGCTTTATTTAAAATACGAAGGTGATAACCCTACCGGTACCCAGAAAGATCGTATTGCATTTGCTCAGTTGTATGATGCGCTACGTCGCGAGTTTAGCGTGGTAAGCTTGGCTACCTGCGGTAACTATGGTGTGGCAATGGCGTTGGCATCGGACCTGGCGGGTGTAGCTTGTAAGATTTATATACCGGAAAGTTACCATACCGATCGAGTGATTGAAATGAAAAGCCTAGGCGCCCAGATTATTCGTATACCTGGTAGTTATGAAGATGTGGTTACGGAAAGTTCAAGGTTGGCGGCAGAACATGGCTGGTATGACGCAAACCCGGGCGGTGCCAATACGCCGCTACAGATTTCTGCCTATGCGCAGATCGCACAAGAGATTTTTGAAGATTTGGGTGACGCTCCAAAATACTGTGCGGTACCCGTTTCTAACGGAACGTTGTTCGCAGGTATTTATAGGGGCTTTGTAAATCTTTATAAAAGAGGGAAGACGTCTCGTATTCCTAAAATGATAGCCGCATCATCATCGCATAAGAACCCGATTGTAGAATCGTATCTGCAAGGTTTGGATCACTGTAAAGATTTGAACCCGGCGGCGATCAAAGAAACGAAATACAATGAACCTCTAATCAACTGGCATAGTTTCGATGGGGAAGAGGCGCTGTACGCATTGAAAGAATCTGAAGGAGAAGCTTTTAATATCAGTGATAAAAAACTGAAGGAGATGACTTCTCTTTTATATAAGAAAGAAGGATTTCGAATTTTACCGGCATCTACAGCGGGTTTGATCGGACTCCTAGAATTAGACGAAAAAATGAATTTTGAGCCCGACCGATTTGTGGCGGTGCTCACTGCAAAAAATTAA
- a CDS encoding serine hydrolase, giving the protein MRSSPVIFFFFILCCTAVQAQNELPLRMDNSKIKSLQKLLDSSLQTNLRDELASHQEWNDLIVQKKMAVGLVDLSNPEKVRFARVNGNHMMYAASLPKIAILLAAMDAIEKGELKETAEVKKDMRLMISKSDNAASTRMIDRVGYEKLESVMCDPKYAFYDEQKGGGLWVGKRYGSGGETNREPLKNLSHAASVTQVCRYYYLLANGKLVNEKRSKQMLDIMEDPELHHKFVNTLDKIAPNARLFRKSGSWRTYHSDSILVWGEDSNRRYILVALIDDANGEQIIRDLVKPIEKVLKKPVL; this is encoded by the coding sequence ATGAGATCATCCCCTGTTATTTTCTTTTTTTTCATTCTATGCTGTACCGCAGTACAAGCACAAAATGAGCTGCCACTTCGTATGGACAATTCGAAGATCAAATCCCTGCAAAAATTGTTGGACAGCTCACTGCAAACCAATTTAAGGGATGAACTGGCTTCTCACCAAGAATGGAACGATCTTATAGTGCAAAAGAAAATGGCTGTTGGACTAGTTGATCTGAGCAATCCGGAAAAGGTGAGATTTGCAAGGGTCAACGGCAACCATATGATGTATGCTGCCAGCCTACCTAAAATTGCCATTCTATTGGCGGCCATGGATGCTATTGAAAAAGGCGAACTAAAGGAAACTGCAGAAGTAAAGAAAGACATGCGTTTAATGATTAGTAAATCTGACAATGCCGCATCTACCAGAATGATCGATCGCGTGGGGTATGAAAAATTAGAATCAGTGATGTGCGATCCCAAATATGCCTTTTATGATGAACAAAAAGGAGGCGGTCTTTGGGTAGGCAAACGTTACGGCAGTGGTGGAGAAACCAACAGAGAGCCCTTAAAAAATCTGAGTCACGCCGCATCTGTAACCCAAGTCTGTAGATATTATTATCTGTTGGCGAACGGTAAGTTGGTCAATGAAAAACGATCCAAGCAAATGCTTGATATTATGGAAGATCCAGAACTGCACCATAAATTTGTAAATACGCTGGATAAGATCGCTCCCAATGCCAGGTTGTTCAGAAAATCGGGCTCTTGGCGTACCTATCATTCAGATTCCATATTGGTTTGGGGCGAAGACAGCAATAGAAGATACATTTTGGTTGCACTCATAGATGATGCCAATGGAGAACAAATAATAAGAGATTTAGTAAAACCAATTGAAAAGGTGTTAAAAAAGCCAGTACTTTAG
- a CDS encoding mandelate racemase/muconate lactonizing enzyme family protein: MKITHISFERLDLKLSDPYTIAYETIDRTSNFILKLETDTKIVGYGCAAPDPVVTNESPSDVTYAINNIIIPYLLGKDPFTYALLLLELKELLAKRSSALAMVDLALFDIMSKKAEVPLYKFLGGYRNSIATSITIGIMGVDETLLKATEFVNQGFTILKIKGGSNLEEDIAKMRMIHEKYPNIELRFDGNQGYSVKESVAFVKATAAIGVEIFEQPTKVEAEERLGEVMDQVNVPIMADESLKTLTDAFRLAQNERVDMVNIKLQKVGGIWVGMHINSVAKAAKLDAMVGCIDECGLGIAAGLHFALSRPNIKYADLDGHLDIIDDPYHSIFKLEKGILYPNEKHGLGFSESDIM; this comes from the coding sequence ATGAAAATAACCCATATTTCTTTTGAGCGTTTAGACCTTAAATTGTCTGACCCTTATACTATTGCTTACGAAACAATTGACCGTACAAGTAATTTTATCTTAAAGCTTGAAACCGATACTAAAATTGTGGGTTATGGTTGCGCAGCACCTGACCCTGTGGTTACTAATGAGTCGCCAAGTGATGTTACCTATGCTATTAATAATATCATTATTCCGTATTTATTGGGTAAGGATCCATTTACGTATGCATTGTTGTTATTAGAGCTGAAGGAGTTATTGGCTAAAAGGTCATCGGCTCTTGCAATGGTAGATTTGGCTTTGTTTGATATCATGTCAAAAAAGGCTGAGGTGCCTTTGTATAAATTTTTAGGCGGCTATCGTAATAGCATCGCTACCAGTATTACTATTGGTATTATGGGAGTAGATGAAACATTGCTGAAAGCGACCGAATTTGTAAACCAAGGCTTCACTATTTTAAAAATAAAAGGTGGTTCAAATCTTGAAGAGGATATTGCCAAGATGAGAATGATTCATGAAAAGTATCCTAATATTGAATTGAGATTCGATGGTAACCAGGGCTACTCCGTAAAAGAATCGGTCGCCTTTGTGAAGGCAACTGCAGCTATTGGGGTCGAGATTTTTGAACAACCAACAAAAGTTGAGGCTGAAGAACGTTTGGGCGAAGTTATGGATCAGGTAAATGTTCCCATAATGGCAGATGAAAGCTTAAAAACTTTGACAGATGCATTTCGTTTGGCACAAAACGAGCGTGTAGATATGGTAAATATCAAACTTCAAAAAGTAGGGGGTATTTGGGTAGGTATGCATATCAATTCCGTTGCCAAGGCAGCTAAATTAGATGCTATGGTGGGTTGTATAGATGAATGCGGATTAGGTATCGCTGCCGGTTTACATTTTGCCCTATCAAGACCAAATATTAAATACGCAGATTTAGACGGACATTTAGATATTATTGACGACCCGTATCACTCCATTTTTAAATTGGAAAAAGGAATCTTATATCCGAACGAAAAACACGGATTAGGCTTCTCTGAGTCGGATATTATGTAG
- a CDS encoding MGH1-like glycoside hydrolase domain-containing protein — MKNPEKKRLDQQHTEEKDWLKWGPYLSERQWGTVREDYSAGGDAWNYLPHDHARSRAFRWGEDGIAGISDRYCNMCFSIGLWNGKDPIIKERLFGLTGPQGNHGEDVKELYYYLENTPSHSYMKYLYKYSQKAYPYNLLIDENQKRNRRELEFELLDTGIFDDNTYFDVSTEYAKGDETDILIKITITNRHSKPAPITLLPQMVMRNHWTFKEMSKKPVITQKGTKSNPFVNIDHPYVGNYNLYFQKAVQLFFTENETNKETIYKEKNDHPFKKDVFNNAVCNNDFELATKNNSGTKFAPLYQVILNGGESKTFQLRLTEETLEAPFADFDSIFKKRQKECAQFYDEIAPKASEDRKAILKQAFAGLLWTKQYYNYEVEKWLEGDYKTTPPPKERKHGRNSQWKTLRNHDILSMPDAWEYPWYAAWDSAFHCASFASIDPEFAKDQLLLFTKEWYMAPNGQIPAYEWNFSDVNPPVQAWATLQIYGTDKSITGVPDIKFLKRMFNKLNLNFNWWVNRLDRNDNNVFQGGFLGLDNIGVFDRSHGVPGGGSLDQVDGTAWMAMYSLNMLEISLRIAEHDDSYEDMATKYFGHFIFIAEALNKMDTDKANTWDDVEGFFYDRLTLPDGQSTTIKVRSIAGMLSLAAVLTIKKSVLDKFPKFKASVLWFKKYRAENLKYEVIQQYEENGDLLLSLVPKDRMQKLVATLLDEKEFLSEYGIRSLSKIHEKAYQIHIDGIDYSIDYEPAESTVSLFGGNSNWRGPIWMPMNYLFIQALREYQWYDGNDFLFEYPTGSSKLLNLKQVSDELSKRLIHMFEKDEKGNRAINKNYEKYYQDPHFKDLILFYEYFHGENGRGLGASHQTGWTALVANLIEQLEE, encoded by the coding sequence ATGAAAAACCCTGAAAAAAAACGTTTAGATCAACAGCATACCGAAGAAAAAGATTGGTTAAAATGGGGTCCTTATTTAAGTGAACGCCAATGGGGAACGGTACGTGAAGATTATAGTGCAGGTGGCGATGCTTGGAACTACCTACCACATGACCATGCAAGAAGTCGCGCTTTTCGTTGGGGAGAAGATGGTATAGCTGGTATTAGCGACCGTTATTGTAATATGTGTTTTAGTATTGGTTTATGGAACGGTAAAGACCCAATTATAAAAGAGCGTCTTTTTGGTTTAACAGGACCGCAGGGAAATCATGGGGAAGATGTAAAAGAACTGTATTACTACCTTGAGAATACGCCGTCTCACTCTTATATGAAGTATTTATACAAGTATTCGCAGAAAGCATACCCGTATAACCTATTGATTGACGAGAACCAAAAGCGTAATCGTAGAGAGCTTGAATTTGAGTTACTGGATACCGGTATTTTCGATGATAACACTTATTTTGATGTCAGCACCGAATATGCAAAAGGTGATGAAACCGATATTCTTATAAAAATTACGATTACCAATAGGCATTCAAAACCGGCACCTATCACTTTATTACCACAAATGGTAATGCGTAACCACTGGACATTTAAAGAAATGTCTAAAAAGCCTGTTATTACTCAAAAAGGAACAAAATCGAATCCTTTCGTAAACATTGACCACCCGTATGTAGGCAATTATAATCTCTATTTTCAAAAGGCAGTGCAGTTATTCTTTACAGAGAATGAAACTAACAAAGAGACCATTTATAAAGAGAAAAACGACCATCCGTTTAAAAAAGATGTCTTCAATAATGCTGTCTGCAACAATGATTTTGAGTTAGCGACAAAGAATAATTCAGGAACAAAATTCGCTCCACTATATCAAGTTATTTTGAATGGTGGAGAATCAAAAACATTTCAACTTCGTTTAACCGAAGAAACACTTGAAGCACCTTTTGCCGACTTCGATTCCATATTTAAAAAGAGACAAAAAGAGTGCGCACAATTCTATGATGAAATAGCCCCAAAGGCAAGCGAAGACAGAAAGGCGATTTTAAAACAAGCCTTTGCCGGTTTACTTTGGACGAAGCAATACTATAACTACGAAGTTGAGAAATGGTTAGAAGGTGATTACAAAACCACTCCGCCGCCAAAAGAGCGTAAACATGGCAGAAACAGCCAATGGAAGACTTTACGAAATCATGATATCCTTTCTATGCCAGATGCGTGGGAATACCCTTGGTATGCTGCGTGGGATTCTGCATTTCACTGTGCCTCGTTCGCCTCTATTGATCCAGAATTTGCGAAAGACCAATTGCTATTGTTCACCAAAGAATGGTACATGGCACCTAACGGACAAATACCTGCGTACGAATGGAATTTTAGTGATGTAAATCCGCCAGTACAGGCATGGGCAACCTTACAGATTTACGGCACCGATAAATCTATTACAGGAGTACCGGATATTAAATTCTTAAAACGGATGTTCAATAAACTCAACTTGAACTTCAACTGGTGGGTAAACCGTTTAGATAGAAATGACAACAATGTCTTTCAAGGCGGATTCTTAGGCTTGGATAATATCGGAGTCTTTGATCGTAGCCATGGTGTACCTGGTGGTGGTTCTTTAGACCAAGTAGATGGTACCGCTTGGATGGCGATGTATAGTCTAAACATGCTAGAAATCAGTTTACGTATTGCAGAACATGACGATTCGTATGAAGATATGGCAACCAAATATTTCGGCCATTTCATATTCATAGCCGAGGCATTAAATAAAATGGATACCGATAAAGCCAATACCTGGGACGATGTTGAAGGTTTCTTCTATGACCGCTTAACGTTACCTGACGGACAATCAACCACCATAAAAGTTAGATCTATTGCAGGTATGTTGTCATTGGCAGCTGTACTTACGATCAAGAAAAGTGTGTTAGATAAATTCCCGAAATTTAAGGCAAGTGTTCTTTGGTTTAAAAAGTACCGTGCAGAGAATTTAAAATATGAAGTGATACAGCAGTATGAAGAAAATGGTGATTTACTTCTATCGTTAGTACCAAAAGACAGAATGCAAAAATTAGTTGCTACACTCTTAGATGAGAAAGAATTTTTGAGTGAATATGGCATTCGATCATTATCAAAAATACATGAGAAAGCATATCAAATTCATATAGATGGTATAGATTATTCCATTGATTACGAACCTGCAGAATCTACAGTATCACTCTTTGGTGGTAATTCTAATTGGCGTGGACCTATTTGGATGCCAATGAACTATTTATTCATTCAGGCATTACGTGAGTACCAGTGGTATGATGGTAATGATTTTCTTTTTGAATACCCTACGGGAAGCTCAAAATTGCTGAACCTGAAACAAGTTAGTGATGAATTGAGCAAACGCTTGATCCACATGTTCGAGAAAGATGAAAAAGGCAATAGAGCCATCAATAAGAACTACGAAAAATATTACCAAGACCCTCATTTTAAGGACTTGATTTTATTCTACGAGTATTTTCACGGAGAAAATGGTCGCGGTTTGGGAGCTTCGCACCAAACGGGTTGGACCGCTTTAGTAGCCAACCTTATTGAGCAGTTAGAAGAATAA